The following are encoded in a window of Sphingobium sp. AP49 genomic DNA:
- a CDS encoding FemAB family XrtA/PEP-CTERM system-associated protein, with translation MNAIVDLSVIVGEARLSDPAVVAEIDAWVCAQAGSTPFHRPGWIMGVEAGTGQKAIMLVARTPSGEINGVLPLTHIRSALFGKALVGSGFAVDGGILATHRKAIAKLADAAWYQAEKLGCDTLELRGGEAPGGALWQNKADAYLGFSRALAADDEAELKAIPKRHRAEIRKGLGNDLQFETGRDQRLRDIHYRLYCQSVHNLGTPVFPRALFDAILDRFGADADIAMVSKDGKPLSAVISLYHGGACMPYWHGAGLEARAMRSNEVLYFTLMRQARERGLTHFDFGRSKVGTGPAAWKKTWGFEGDPLGYHLRTAPGKETRDVNPLSPQYRRKVELWKKLPLPVANLIGPHIARGLG, from the coding sequence ATGAATGCCATTGTCGATCTGAGCGTTATCGTCGGGGAGGCACGCCTGTCCGACCCGGCGGTCGTGGCGGAAATCGATGCCTGGGTCTGCGCGCAGGCGGGGTCGACGCCCTTCCATCGTCCGGGCTGGATCATGGGTGTGGAGGCCGGCACCGGCCAGAAGGCGATCATGCTGGTGGCGCGCACGCCATCGGGTGAGATCAACGGCGTGCTGCCGCTCACCCATATCCGCTCGGCCCTGTTCGGCAAGGCACTGGTCGGCAGCGGCTTCGCGGTCGATGGCGGCATCCTCGCGACCCATCGCAAGGCGATCGCGAAACTCGCCGACGCGGCCTGGTATCAGGCGGAAAAGCTGGGCTGCGACACGCTGGAACTGCGCGGCGGCGAAGCGCCGGGCGGGGCGCTGTGGCAGAATAAGGCGGACGCCTATCTGGGTTTCTCGCGTGCCCTTGCGGCCGATGACGAAGCGGAACTGAAGGCGATCCCCAAGCGCCACCGCGCGGAAATCCGCAAGGGCCTGGGCAACGATCTCCAGTTCGAGACCGGGCGCGACCAGCGGCTGCGCGACATCCATTATCGCCTCTATTGCCAGAGCGTCCATAATCTGGGCACGCCGGTCTTTCCGCGCGCCCTGTTCGATGCCATTCTCGACCGGTTCGGGGCAGATGCGGACATCGCCATGGTATCGAAGGACGGCAAGCCGCTGTCGGCGGTCATCAGCCTTTATCATGGCGGCGCCTGCATGCCCTATTGGCATGGCGCCGGGCTGGAGGCACGGGCGATGCGCTCCAACGAAGTTCTCTATTTCACGCTGATGCGCCAGGCGCGCGAACGCGGTCTTACCCATTTCGATTTCGGCCGGTCGAAGGTCGGCACCGGCCCCGCCGCCTGGAAGAAGACATGGGGTTTCGAGGGCGACCCGCTCGGCTATCATCTGCGCACCGCGCCGGGGAAGGAGACGCGCGACGTCAATCCGCTCTCGCCGCAATATCGGCGCAAAGTGGAATTGTGGAAAAAGCTGCCGCTGCCCGTCGCCAACCTCATCGGCCCGCATATCGCCCGGGGCCTTGGATGA
- a CDS encoding EpsI domain-containing exosortase: MTDRARSLGDVPRVDLGGWRGHLIALGVVAAAVLTLFFDDLYSMVSIWWNASTFGHCLFIPILIAWLVQQRLPGLRQLEPVAWPPGLIWLGLGAFAWLLGAAAGVAMVRHAALVLMLQGAVIALLGPMVARALLFPLFYAFFMVPFGEEIVPHLQLVTAHLSMLFLTLAGVPAHMEGIFITTPTGYFEVAEACSGAKFLIAMTAYGALVCNVCFQSWPRRILFMAGALTLSVLANGVRAFATILVAHLTTVDAAVGFDHVVYGWVFFAIIMIIVMATAWPFFDRKPGDPWFDPAPLQRTVRRQAPAGTMAAIALGIIVAAPLWLAATAAAARPLPSHIDLPAIPGWTRTSAAQTYPWKPRFDGADHFISGRYANAQGQVVDLVVAAFDRQEDKRELVGFGQGAVDPDKEWTWSSPAPAPADARGEQITGPGPLVRHVVSFYVVGQGAPTGSKPEVKVQTMLARLLGRDPRSIAILVSAEEHPGHPSDAAIAAFLRDLGNVKELADRSAGIG, from the coding sequence ATGACCGATCGCGCTCGCTCCCTTGGCGATGTGCCGCGCGTTGATCTTGGCGGTTGGCGCGGCCATCTGATCGCGCTCGGCGTCGTTGCGGCCGCGGTCCTGACGCTCTTTTTCGACGATCTCTATTCGATGGTCTCGATCTGGTGGAACGCCTCCACCTTCGGCCATTGTCTCTTCATCCCGATCCTCATCGCCTGGCTGGTGCAGCAGCGTCTGCCCGGCCTGCGCCAGCTGGAGCCGGTCGCCTGGCCACCGGGCCTGATCTGGCTGGGCCTGGGCGCCTTTGCCTGGCTGCTCGGCGCGGCGGCGGGCGTGGCCATGGTCCGCCATGCCGCGCTTGTCCTCATGCTTCAGGGGGCGGTGATCGCGCTACTCGGGCCGATGGTGGCGCGCGCCTTGCTCTTCCCGCTCTTCTACGCTTTCTTCATGGTCCCCTTCGGTGAGGAGATCGTGCCGCATCTCCAGTTGGTGACGGCGCATCTGTCGATGCTGTTCCTGACGCTGGCCGGCGTGCCCGCCCATATGGAGGGCATCTTCATCACCACCCCGACCGGCTATTTCGAGGTGGCGGAGGCCTGTTCGGGCGCCAAGTTCCTGATCGCCATGACCGCCTATGGCGCGCTGGTCTGCAATGTCTGCTTCCAGAGCTGGCCGCGCCGCATCCTGTTCATGGCCGGGGCGCTCACCTTGTCGGTGCTGGCCAATGGCGTGCGCGCCTTCGCCACCATCCTTGTCGCCCATCTGACCACGGTCGATGCTGCCGTCGGTTTCGACCATGTCGTCTATGGCTGGGTCTTCTTCGCGATCATCATGATCATCGTGATGGCGACCGCCTGGCCGTTCTTTGATCGCAAGCCAGGCGACCCCTGGTTCGATCCCGCGCCGCTGCAGCGTACCGTCCGGCGGCAGGCGCCGGCCGGCACGATGGCGGCCATCGCGCTCGGCATCATCGTTGCCGCGCCGCTCTGGCTGGCGGCCACCGCCGCTGCCGCTCGCCCGCTGCCATCGCATATCGACTTGCCGGCGATACCGGGCTGGACCCGCACCAGTGCCGCCCAGACCTATCCCTGGAAACCGCGCTTTGATGGCGCCGATCATTTCATCTCTGGCCGCTATGCCAACGCGCAAGGACAGGTCGTGGACCTCGTCGTCGCCGCCTTTGACCGGCAGGAGGACAAGCGCGAACTGGTCGGTTTCGGCCAGGGCGCGGTCGATCCGGACAAGGAATGGACCTGGTCCTCGCCAGCACCGGCCCCCGCCGATGCGCGCGGCGAGCAGATCACCGGTCCCGGCCCGCTGGTCCGCCATGTCGTCAGCTTCTATGTCGTGGGGCAGGGCGCACCGACCGGCAGCAAGCCGGAAGTGAAGGTCCAGACCATGTTGGCCCGGCTGCTGGGTCGTGATCCGCGTTCGATCGCGATCCTGGTGTCAGCCGAAGAGCATCCCGGCCATCCCTCCGACGCGGCGATCGCCGCTTTCCTGCGCGATCTGGGCAATGTGAAGGAATTGGCTGACCGCAGCGCGGGCATAGGCTAA
- a CDS encoding methyltransferase domain-containing protein, whose translation MITVQRVAKAAGKHLTKLGLDLRKTLGARANRGCPACGTTVVGFFRYGDNGEWGCPNCNASPRERLMNYLLMKGVLTVPTHGAILHMAPNEGSLVKRFSAAADYVPADLDPARYTVPGMHKVDLMALSDGGRYDLFYASHVMEHVPDDMAVLRNILRALKPGGEAWLIVPLWDKPTEDGSFDIPPRERERRFGQWDHVRQYGLDFADRIRAAGFELEEIDARDIDADTRHFYALDDRLFRARKPLGTATQ comes from the coding sequence GTGATTACTGTCCAGCGGGTGGCCAAGGCCGCCGGCAAGCATCTGACCAAATTGGGTCTCGACCTGCGCAAGACGCTGGGCGCGCGCGCCAATCGCGGCTGCCCGGCCTGCGGCACGACGGTCGTCGGCTTCTTCCGCTATGGCGACAATGGCGAATGGGGCTGCCCCAATTGTAACGCTTCGCCGCGCGAGCGGCTGATGAACTATCTGCTCATGAAGGGCGTGCTGACCGTGCCGACCCACGGCGCGATCCTGCACATGGCCCCCAATGAGGGGAGCCTGGTCAAGCGCTTCTCGGCGGCGGCCGACTATGTCCCGGCCGATCTCGATCCCGCGCGCTATACCGTGCCCGGCATGCACAAGGTCGACCTGATGGCGCTGTCCGACGGCGGTCGCTACGACCTGTTCTACGCCAGCCATGTGATGGAGCATGTGCCCGACGACATGGCCGTGCTGCGCAATATCCTGCGCGCGCTCAAGCCCGGCGGCGAAGCCTGGCTGATCGTGCCGCTGTGGGACAAGCCGACCGAGGATGGCAGTTTCGACATTCCCCCGCGCGAGCGCGAGCGCCGCTTCGGCCAGTGGGACCATGTCCGCCAATATGGCCTCGATTTTGCCGATCGCATCCGCGCCGCGGGTTTCGAGCTGGAGGAAATCGACGCGCGCGACATCGACGCCGACACGCGCCATTTCTATGCGCTCGACGACCGGCTGTTCCGCGCGCGCAAGCCGCTGGGAACTGCGACGCAGTGA
- a CDS encoding FemAB family XrtA/PEP-CTERM system-associated protein: MIAGNRADLAITTLDLADPAQVQAADAYVLGHGASTPFHRPAWLIAIERATANRALMLAAVAPSGQICGLLPLQHVRSRLFGQALVSAAFAVDGGILADDPAVIAALAAAAQDAARTRGNMPVELRGGVAPGEGWRTCEGEHVAFVRPLAADDEAELLAIPRKHRAELRKALANPALSVVHGRTAAHLRDHYRIYAECVRNLGTPVFPARLFREVIAAFGSDADISIVRDGDRPVSAVLTLYHGDRVMPFWGGGGADARRLRSNELMYYRLMGHGRARGAGRFDFGRSKVGSGQAAWKKSFGFDPQPLFYYDWSPTGQLRDVSPTSAKYQRRIELWKKLPLPVANLLGPMISRGLG; this comes from the coding sequence ATGATCGCGGGCAATCGGGCCGATCTGGCGATCACCACGCTGGACCTTGCCGATCCGGCACAGGTACAGGCGGCCGATGCCTATGTGCTCGGCCATGGCGCAAGCACGCCCTTTCATCGTCCTGCCTGGTTGATCGCGATCGAGCGGGCGACGGCGAACCGGGCGCTGATGCTCGCGGCGGTCGCGCCATCGGGCCAGATTTGCGGCCTGCTGCCGCTCCAGCATGTGCGCAGCCGCCTGTTTGGCCAGGCGCTGGTGTCCGCCGCCTTCGCCGTCGATGGCGGTATATTGGCGGATGATCCCGCCGTGATCGCCGCCCTGGCTGCCGCAGCGCAGGACGCTGCGCGCACGCGCGGGAACATGCCGGTCGAACTGCGCGGCGGTGTCGCTCCCGGCGAGGGCTGGCGCACCTGCGAGGGCGAGCATGTCGCCTTCGTCCGCCCGCTCGCCGCCGATGACGAGGCCGAGTTGCTCGCCATCCCGCGCAAACATCGCGCCGAACTGCGCAAGGCGCTCGCCAATCCGGCGCTCAGCGTCGTTCATGGTCGTACCGCGGCGCATCTGCGTGACCATTATCGCATCTATGCCGAATGCGTCCGCAACCTCGGCACCCCGGTCTTCCCGGCACGCCTCTTCCGTGAGGTGATCGCCGCCTTTGGGAGCGATGCCGACATCAGCATCGTGCGCGATGGCGATCGGCCGGTCTCGGCCGTGCTGACCCTTTATCATGGTGACCGGGTCATGCCCTTCTGGGGCGGCGGCGGTGCCGATGCACGCCGGCTGCGGTCCAACGAACTCATGTATTACCGCCTGATGGGCCATGGCCGGGCGCGGGGCGCCGGTCGGTTCGATTTTGGCCGGTCCAAGGTCGGCAGCGGCCAAGCCGCCTGGAAGAAGAGCTTCGGCTTCGATCCGCAGCCGCTCTTTTATTATGACTGGTCGCCCACCGGCCAGTTGCGCGACGTCAGCCCGACCAGCGCAAAATATCAGCGCCGGATCGAACTATGGAAGAAATTGCCGCTGCCGGTCGCCAATCTGCTGGGGCCGATGATCAGCCGGGGTCTTGGCTAA
- a CDS encoding TIGR03087 family PEP-CTERM/XrtA system glycosyltransferase, translated as MTGELLFLCHRIPFPPDRGDKIRSYHLLQRLAQVAPVHVGCFADDDRDMGFAPDMAQLTASQCVLMRDRSRIVAGLTGLARGQSLLVSLFDHPDLHRWVAQVMAERPIRAVIAYSAQMAHFVPVLPAGVRFLMDFVDFDSAKYAAYGAQGSGPMGWINRREGRVLLDFERQVAARADISSFVSEAEAALFRDACGLGPDRIVALENGVALDYFDPAADFPAVEKGPGPLIVFTGQMDYRPNVEAVESFARQTLPAIQAARPDARFAIVGRNPSKPVQALADLPGVIVTGGVPDVRGWLAAADLVVAPLRIARGIQNKVLEAMAMARPVVASSQAAEGIDAVDGRDFLVADDPTAEAQGVLSLLADPARGAQLGLAARRRVEDRYRWSATLGALPEMLFGKTETGSQAA; from the coding sequence ATGACGGGCGAACTGCTTTTCCTCTGCCATCGTATCCCGTTCCCGCCCGACCGGGGCGACAAGATCCGGTCCTATCATCTGCTCCAGCGGCTGGCGCAGGTCGCGCCGGTCCATGTCGGCTGCTTTGCCGATGATGATCGCGACATGGGCTTTGCCCCGGACATGGCGCAACTGACGGCCAGCCAGTGCGTGCTGATGCGCGACCGGTCGCGTATCGTCGCCGGCCTCACCGGCCTGGCGCGTGGCCAGTCGCTGCTGGTATCGCTGTTCGATCATCCGGACCTGCATCGCTGGGTCGCGCAGGTCATGGCCGAACGGCCGATCCGCGCCGTCATTGCCTATTCGGCGCAGATGGCCCATTTCGTGCCGGTGCTGCCGGCGGGGGTGCGGTTCCTGATGGATTTCGTCGATTTCGATTCGGCCAAATATGCCGCTTATGGCGCCCAGGGTTCTGGTCCGATGGGGTGGATCAACCGGCGCGAGGGCCGGGTGCTGCTCGATTTCGAGCGCCAGGTCGCGGCGCGCGCCGATATCAGCAGCTTCGTCAGCGAAGCCGAAGCCGCGCTGTTCCGCGACGCCTGCGGTCTTGGCCCGGACCGGATCGTCGCGCTCGAAAATGGCGTGGCGCTCGACTATTTCGATCCCGCGGCCGATTTCCCGGCGGTGGAGAAGGGGCCAGGACCGCTGATCGTCTTCACCGGCCAGATGGACTATCGCCCCAATGTCGAGGCGGTCGAGAGTTTCGCGCGCCAGACGCTGCCCGCCATCCAGGCCGCCCGCCCCGACGCGCGCTTCGCCATTGTCGGTCGCAATCCGTCGAAGCCGGTGCAGGCGCTTGCCGATCTCCCCGGTGTCATCGTCACCGGCGGCGTGCCCGATGTGCGCGGCTGGCTGGCCGCCGCCGATCTGGTGGTCGCGCCGCTGCGCATCGCGCGGGGTATCCAGAACAAGGTGCTCGAAGCGATGGCGATGGCCCGCCCGGTCGTCGCCTCGTCGCAGGCGGCCGAAGGCATTGATGCGGTCGATGGCCGCGATTTCCTGGTTGCGGATGACCCGACGGCCGAAGCCCAGGGGGTCCTGTCGCTGCTCGCCGATCCGGCACGTGGGGCGCAGCTTGGCCTTGCCGCTCGCCGCCGTGTCGAGGACCGCTATCGCTGGTCGGCAACGCTCGGTGCCTTGCCGGAGATGCTGTTCGGCAAGACCGAGACCGGTTCGCAGGCTGCATGA
- a CDS encoding XrtA/PEP-CTERM system amidotransferase: MCGIAGIFHLETAKPVDPARVRSMLDVMPHRGPDGSGIWTAPGVGLGHLRLSIIDLGGGAQPMLTEDESLVVTFNGEIYNFAEVRAELEAKGHVFRTDSDTEVILHGYRQWGEECVSRFNGMFAFALFDARAQSLWLVRDRLGVKPLHYALLSDGSLIFGSELKSLLAHPLLRRAPDLSAVEDYLAYGYVPDDACMVAGVRKLGAGETLRLVRGRPLPHPQRYWDISFADRSKARPEALEEELVALMRQAVRSRMVSDVPLGAFLSGGVDSSSVVALMAEASNQAVKTCTIGFDVASLDETAYADRIARRFATDHRTRIVSPDDYGLADTLAFHFDEPFADASALPTYRVCELAREQVTVALSGDGADEAFAGYRRHRFQMQGERLRGLIPASVREPLFGTLGRYYPKADWAPRPLRAKSTFLELAGDGGEAYAASVGVTPHALRQRLFSQDMKSRLGAYRAEDRYIKAMADAPARDPLDRAQYADIRIWLPGDILTKSDRMSMAVSLEAREPLLDHRLVEFAARLPVAQRIRGNSGKYLMKKAMEPFLPQDILYRPKMGFVTPISAWFRGALAGEATAVAGGSALARTGWFDTKMLAKVAADHKAGVSDHGRLLWQMVMLDKALGRLFGA, from the coding sequence ATGTGCGGAATTGCAGGCATCTTCCATCTCGAAACGGCCAAGCCGGTCGATCCTGCGCGGGTGCGCTCCATGCTGGACGTGATGCCGCATCGCGGCCCGGACGGCAGCGGCATCTGGACCGCGCCGGGCGTGGGGCTCGGGCATCTGCGCCTGTCGATCATCGATCTTGGCGGCGGCGCTCAGCCGATGCTGACCGAGGATGAAAGCCTGGTCGTCACCTTCAACGGCGAAATCTACAATTTCGCCGAGGTTCGCGCCGAACTGGAGGCGAAGGGCCATGTCTTCCGCACCGACAGCGATACCGAAGTCATCCTGCACGGCTATCGCCAGTGGGGCGAGGAATGCGTCAGCCGCTTCAACGGCATGTTCGCCTTCGCCCTGTTCGACGCGCGCGCGCAGTCGCTCTGGCTGGTGCGCGACCGGCTGGGGGTGAAGCCGCTCCATTATGCCCTGTTGTCGGACGGCAGCCTGATCTTCGGATCGGAACTCAAAAGCCTGCTCGCCCATCCGCTGCTCCGCCGCGCGCCCGATCTGAGCGCGGTCGAGGATTATCTCGCCTATGGCTATGTCCCCGACGATGCCTGCATGGTCGCGGGCGTGCGCAAGCTGGGCGCGGGCGAGACGCTGCGCCTGGTGCGCGGCCGCCCGCTGCCCCATCCGCAGCGTTATTGGGACATCAGCTTTGCCGATCGCAGCAAGGCCAGGCCCGAGGCACTGGAGGAGGAACTGGTCGCGCTGATGCGTCAGGCGGTGCGCTCGCGCATGGTGTCCGACGTGCCGCTCGGCGCCTTCCTGTCCGGTGGCGTCGACAGCAGCAGCGTCGTCGCGCTGATGGCGGAGGCGTCGAACCAGGCGGTCAAGACCTGCACCATCGGCTTCGACGTCGCCAGCCTGGACGAGACCGCCTATGCTGACCGGATCGCGCGGCGCTTCGCCACCGATCACCGCACGCGCATCGTATCACCCGATGATTATGGATTGGCCGACACGCTGGCCTTCCATTTCGACGAACCCTTTGCCGATGCCTCTGCGCTGCCGACCTACCGGGTCTGCGAACTGGCGCGCGAACAGGTGACGGTGGCCCTGTCGGGCGATGGCGCGGACGAGGCGTTCGCCGGCTATCGCCGCCATCGCTTCCAGATGCAGGGCGAAAGGCTGCGCGGCCTGATCCCCGCTTCGGTCCGTGAACCCTTGTTCGGCACGCTCGGCCGCTATTATCCCAAGGCCGACTGGGCGCCGCGTCCGCTCCGCGCCAAGTCGACCTTCCTCGAACTGGCCGGCGATGGCGGCGAAGCCTATGCCGCCTCGGTCGGGGTCACGCCCCACGCCCTGCGTCAGCGCCTCTTCAGCCAGGATATGAAGAGCCGGTTGGGCGCCTATCGCGCCGAGGATCGCTATATCAAGGCGATGGCCGATGCCCCGGCGCGCGATCCGCTCGATCGCGCCCAATATGCCGATATCCGCATCTGGCTACCCGGCGACATATTGACCAAGAGCGACCGGATGAGCATGGCGGTCAGCCTGGAGGCGCGCGAGCCGCTGCTCGACCATCGGCTGGTCGAATTTGCCGCCCGCCTGCCAGTTGCCCAGCGCATTCGCGGCAATAGCGGCAAGTACCTCATGAAGAAGGCGATGGAGCCCTTCCTGCCGCAGGATATTCTCTATCGCCCGAAAATGGGCTTCGTGACGCCGATCAGCGCCTGGTTCCGCGGCGCGCTGGCGGGCGAGGCGACTGCCGTCGCGGGCGGCTCTGCGCTGGCCCGCACGGGCTGGTTCGACACGAAGATGCTGGCGAAAGTCGCGGCCGACCACAAGGCGGGTGTATCCGACCATGGCCGGCTGCTCTGGCAAATGGTGATGCTCGACAAGGCGCTCGGCCGGCTGTTCGGCGCGTGA
- a CDS encoding exopolysaccharide biosynthesis polyprenyl glycosylphosphotransferase, whose protein sequence is MIMQGASLTVSKEIVRLRLYALCLAGDMAGLFIAFLLANWLVVGAFLGEPGKPHGLVMFAMVAPLYAILAVQGGAYGINTLDRVRRGIFRALLALAQAALLMLLIVYLGKIAEQLSRLTFLTGLLLGAGTLALVRLAVARLAVRVLGDVPHLTAVIMDGVEIATETGAHMDVIQADSANLHPERHDADMAARLAAAVGMAERVIVACPLERMDDWSAALKSLSARGEIVVPELLRFAPARVDEFDGQPTIIVAGGPLQFRDRLIKRLFDILVATIATIALSPVLIGAALAVKLTSPGPILFRQPRIGKDARPFSIYKFRSMRTEASDHKAATLTRRDDDRVTRVGAFLRKTSIDELPQLFNVLLGEMSIVGPRPHAAAAKAGDSLYWEVDARYWERHCIKPGMTGLAQVRGHRGATDHHQDLIDRLGSDLEYVSDWSIWRDLRIIVATLGVLVHHKAY, encoded by the coding sequence ATGATCATGCAGGGCGCCTCATTGACCGTCTCCAAGGAAATCGTTCGGCTGCGCCTCTATGCGCTGTGCCTGGCCGGCGACATGGCGGGTCTGTTCATCGCCTTCCTCCTCGCCAACTGGCTGGTCGTGGGCGCCTTCCTCGGTGAACCGGGCAAGCCCCATGGCCTGGTGATGTTCGCCATGGTCGCGCCGCTCTATGCGATCCTCGCGGTGCAGGGCGGCGCCTATGGCATCAACACGCTGGACCGGGTGCGGCGCGGTATCTTCCGCGCGCTGCTGGCGCTGGCGCAGGCGGCGCTGCTGATGCTGCTGATCGTCTATCTGGGCAAGATCGCCGAACAGCTTTCGCGTCTGACCTTCCTCACCGGCCTGCTGCTGGGGGCGGGCACCTTGGCGCTGGTGCGGCTGGCGGTCGCGCGCCTCGCCGTCCGGGTGCTTGGCGATGTGCCGCATCTGACCGCGGTCATCATGGACGGGGTAGAGATCGCAACCGAGACCGGCGCCCATATGGATGTGATCCAGGCCGACTCTGCCAATCTCCATCCCGAACGCCATGATGCCGACATGGCTGCGCGCCTCGCCGCTGCCGTTGGCATGGCGGAACGGGTGATCGTCGCCTGTCCGCTCGAACGGATGGACGACTGGTCGGCGGCGCTCAAGTCGCTCTCGGCACGGGGCGAGATCGTCGTGCCCGAACTGCTGCGCTTTGCCCCGGCCCGGGTGGACGAATTCGATGGCCAACCCACGATCATCGTCGCTGGCGGTCCGCTGCAATTTCGCGATCGCCTGATCAAACGGCTGTTTGACATCCTTGTCGCCACCATCGCCACCATCGCGCTGTCGCCGGTGCTGATCGGTGCGGCGCTGGCGGTGAAGCTGACCAGTCCCGGCCCGATCCTCTTCCGTCAGCCGCGCATCGGCAAGGACGCGCGGCCTTTCTCCATCTACAAGTTCCGTTCGATGCGCACCGAGGCGAGCGACCACAAGGCCGCGACGCTGACCCGGCGCGACGATGATCGCGTCACTCGCGTCGGCGCCTTCCTGCGTAAGACCAGCATCGATGAACTGCCCCAGCTCTTCAACGTGCTGCTCGGCGAAATGAGCATCGTCGGCCCACGCCCCCATGCCGCCGCCGCCAAGGCCGGCGACAGCCTCTATTGGGAGGTCGACGCCCGCTATTGGGAACGGCACTGCATCAAGCCGGGCATGACCGGCCTGGCCCAGGTGCGGGGCCATCGCGGTGCGACCGACCATCATCAGGATCTGATCGACCGGCTGGGCTCCGACCTCGAATATGTCAGCGACTGGTCGATCTGGCGCGACCTGCGCATCATCGTCGCGACGCTGGGCGTGCTGGTCCATCACAAGGCCTATTGA
- a CDS encoding glycosyltransferase gives MTNLLLVLVLLASLIAVAWPFLFYPLILRLLPTRAETPVDGPVPSASLLFCAYNESGAMPEKLANLAMLKARHPTLEILAFDDGSSDDTAALIAAQGGLVTLLRGPGRSGKAHGMKLLAARARGDILIFTDANVLLDADAIDNLLARYADAAIGGVLGSLHYLGQGDSATAAVGSLYWRIEERLKDEESRTGNVLGADGSIFSIRRSLYPAFPDSVLDDLTVSMAVVFAGKRLVKAKDVIARERLVTGRKDEYRRKVRIAARAWHTHSHLRPQLRRMAAIDRFKYASRKIVRWFGGAFILTGAIAAGALALRLSPMLYMAGAIGIALIAWVGLRSRGGPLAALVDILIAYAATLQGVLKAMSGRTVTTWNPAKSR, from the coding sequence GTGACTAACCTGCTGCTTGTCCTCGTCCTGCTGGCGTCGCTGATCGCCGTCGCCTGGCCCTTCCTCTTCTATCCGCTGATCCTGCGCCTGCTGCCGACCCGCGCGGAAACGCCGGTCGATGGCCCGGTACCCAGCGCCTCGCTGCTCTTCTGCGCCTATAATGAATCCGGTGCGATGCCGGAAAAGCTCGCCAATCTGGCGATGCTCAAGGCGCGCCATCCCACGCTCGAAATCCTCGCCTTCGATGACGGATCGTCTGACGACACCGCCGCGCTGATCGCGGCGCAGGGCGGTCTGGTCACTTTGCTGCGCGGGCCGGGGCGCAGCGGCAAGGCGCATGGCATGAAATTGCTCGCCGCCCGCGCGCGCGGCGACATACTGATCTTCACCGACGCCAATGTCCTGCTGGACGCTGACGCGATCGACAATCTGCTCGCCCGTTATGCCGACGCTGCCATCGGCGGCGTGCTCGGCTCGCTCCATTATCTGGGGCAGGGCGACAGCGCGACCGCGGCGGTCGGTTCGCTCTACTGGCGGATCGAGGAGCGACTGAAGGACGAGGAATCGCGCACCGGCAATGTGCTGGGCGCCGACGGTTCGATCTTCTCCATCCGCCGCAGCCTTTATCCCGCATTTCCCGATAGCGTGCTCGACGACCTCACCGTCTCGATGGCGGTGGTCTTTGCCGGCAAGCGGCTGGTGAAGGCGAAGGACGTGATCGCGCGCGAGCGGCTGGTGACGGGGCGCAAGGATGAATATCGGCGCAAGGTGCGGATCGCCGCGCGCGCCTGGCACACCCACAGCCATCTGCGCCCGCAACTGCGCCGCATGGCCGCGATCGACCGGTTCAAATATGCCTCGCGCAAGATCGTCCGCTGGTTTGGCGGTGCCTTCATCCTGACCGGCGCGATCGCGGCCGGCGCACTGGCACTGCGCCTGTCGCCCATGCTCTACATGGCCGGCGCGATCGGCATCGCGCTGATCGCCTGGGTCGGCCTGCGGTCGCGTGGCGGGCCACTGGCCGCGCTGGTCGACATCCTGATCGCCTATGCCGCTACCCTTCAGGGCGTGCTCAAGGCGATGAGTGGCCGTACCGTCACGACATGGAATCCTGCCAAGTCACGCTGA